In a single window of the Hoyosella subflava DQS3-9A1 genome:
- a CDS encoding acyl-CoA dehydrogenase family protein, with translation MTSFLSTAQLPDEYEQLRRSVADFAKTVVAPVAAEHDEKKTFPYEIVSGMADMGLFGLPFPEEYGGMGGDYFALCLALEELGKVDQSVAITLEAGVSLGAMPIYRFGTEEQKQEWLPLLASGKALGAFGLTEPGAGSDAGGTKTTAKLDSGEWVINGSKQFITNSGTDITRLITVTAVTGTNAAGKKEISTIIVPADTPGFTAQPAYSKVGWHASDTHPLSFDDVRVPEGNLLGERGRGYANFLRILDEGRIAIAALGTGVAQGCVDECVRYAKERSAFGKPIGQNQAVAFKIARMEARAAASRAAYYDAAALMLSGKSFKKAAAIAKMVSSEAAMDNARDATQVFGGYGYMNEYLVARHYRDSKILEIGEGTTEVQLMLIARELGL, from the coding sequence ATGACGAGCTTTCTCTCCACCGCACAGCTGCCAGACGAGTATGAGCAGCTTCGCCGTTCAGTCGCTGACTTCGCGAAGACAGTCGTCGCGCCGGTCGCTGCCGAGCATGACGAAAAGAAGACCTTCCCCTACGAGATCGTGTCGGGCATGGCCGACATGGGGCTGTTCGGTCTGCCGTTCCCCGAGGAGTACGGGGGAATGGGCGGCGACTATTTTGCTCTGTGCCTCGCACTAGAGGAACTCGGCAAGGTTGATCAGTCGGTCGCCATCACGCTCGAAGCGGGGGTTTCGCTCGGTGCGATGCCGATTTACCGTTTCGGAACTGAGGAGCAGAAGCAGGAATGGCTGCCGCTCCTTGCCAGCGGTAAGGCGCTCGGCGCCTTCGGGCTCACCGAGCCCGGCGCGGGCAGTGACGCGGGTGGCACGAAGACAACTGCGAAGCTCGACAGCGGGGAGTGGGTGATCAACGGCAGCAAGCAGTTCATCACCAACTCCGGTACCGACATCACTCGCCTCATTACCGTCACGGCAGTGACCGGCACGAATGCGGCTGGCAAAAAGGAAATCTCGACGATCATCGTTCCTGCCGATACGCCTGGTTTCACCGCCCAGCCTGCGTACTCCAAGGTGGGCTGGCATGCGTCAGATACTCATCCGCTTTCCTTCGATGACGTGCGCGTCCCTGAAGGTAACTTGCTTGGCGAGCGTGGGCGCGGGTACGCGAACTTCCTCCGGATCCTTGACGAGGGACGGATCGCTATCGCTGCGCTTGGTACGGGTGTTGCGCAAGGTTGCGTTGACGAATGTGTTCGGTACGCGAAGGAGCGCAGTGCATTCGGCAAGCCGATCGGTCAGAATCAGGCGGTGGCGTTCAAGATCGCGCGGATGGAAGCCCGGGCCGCTGCCTCGCGTGCCGCCTATTACGATGCGGCCGCTCTGATGCTCTCTGGGAAGTCCTTCAAAAAGGCTGCCGCGATCGCGAAGATGGTGTCCAGTGAGGCTGCAATGGATAACGCACGGGACGCTACTCAGGTCTTCGGTGGCTATGGGTATATGAACGAGTATCTGGTGGCGAGGCACTACCGCGATAGCAAGATTCTCGAGATCGGTGAGGGAACGACTGAGGTTCAGCTGATGCTCATCGCGCGGGAGCTTGGATTATGA